Proteins encoded together in one Carya illinoinensis cultivar Pawnee chromosome 3, C.illinoinensisPawnee_v1, whole genome shotgun sequence window:
- the LOC122302748 gene encoding B2 protein-like — protein MESMQSFWQLSSELRGQSKASEDHKWSMVASKLAEQTRSKGERMNNLDLSKGPAEIRTREKVGFQEDNKFESLNFNMLNLDSKLTENGSKSSFRNGIFNMNAVYQKNNANLVGNLMATKYIGNNHSNKASNDNGSSNNNNSNINENANTNNAVDKRFKTLPATETLPRNEVLGGYIFVCNNDTMQEDLKRQLFGLPPRYRDSVRAITPGLPLFLYNYTTHQLHGIFEATTFGGSNIDPTAWEDKKCKGESRFPAQVRIRVRKVCKALEEDAFRPVLHHYDGPKFRLELSVPETLDLLDLCEQAGSAA, from the exons ATGGAGAGCATGCAAAGCTTTTGGCAGTTGTCCTCTGAGCTTCGTGGACAATCAAAAGCATCAGAGGATCACAAATGGTCAATGGTTGCTTCTAAATTGGCTGAGCAGACCAGGTCAAAGGGCGAGCGCATGAATAACCTCGATCTCTCCAAAGGCCCAGCTGAAATAAGAACAAGGGAGAAAGTTGGATTCCAGGAAGATAACAAATTTGAAAGCCTCAACTTCAATATGTTGAATTTGGACTCTAAATTAACTGAGAATGGGAGCAAAAGTTCTTTCAGGAATGGTATATTCAATATGAATGCAGTGTACCAGAAAAACAATGCAAACCTTGTGGGAAACCTGATGGCTACCAAGTATATTGGCAATAACCACAGCAATAAAGCTTCTAACGACAATGgcagcagcaacaacaacaacagcaacaTCAACGAAAATGCCAACACCAACAATGCAGTTGACAAAAGGTTCAAGACCTTGCCAGCGACAGAGACCCTCCCACGGAATGAGGTGCTGGGAGGATACATCTTTGTGTGTAATAATGACACAATGCAGGAAGATTTGAAGCGACAGCTGTTTG GTTTACCTCCAAGATATCGTGATTCTGTACGGGCAATTACCCCAGGCTTGCCTCTCTTTCTGTATAATTATACTACCCACCAGTTGCATGGAATCTTTGAG GCTACAACTTTTGGGGGGTCCAACATTGATCCAACTGCTTGGGAAGATAAGAAATGTAAAGGCGAATCTAGGTTTCCTGCTCAG GTAAGAATCCGTGTTAGGAAAGTCTGCAAGGCTTTGGAAGAAGATGCCTTTAGGCCAGTCTTGCATCACTATGATGGTCCCAAATTTCGTCTTGAGCTCTCAGTTCCAGAG
- the LOC122302749 gene encoding mitochondrial import receptor subunit TOM20-like: protein MLFFEAELKSTTPPLADRPVYSQPFRVIQRAARLVTKLFSISQSHTVRPNSSETPKETYMHAMEQGDFDRILFFEQARKAAEATYAKNPLDADNLTRWGGVLLELSQFQSVPDSKKMIQDAISKLEEALLVNPMKHDALWCLGNAHTSYAFLTPDQDEAKVYFDKAAFNYQQAVDEDPGNDLYRKSLEVTAKAPELHMEIHKHGFAQQAMGAAGPSTSSGSKTSSKKKKSDLKYDIFGWIILAVGIVAWVGFAKSQVPPPPPR from the exons ATGCTATTTTTCGAGGCAGAGTTAAAAAGTACGACACCGCCTTTGGCAGACCGGCCCGTTTACTCACAACCATTTCGGGTTATTCAAAGAGCCGCCCGACTCGTTACGAAACTCTTCTCAATTTCCCAGAGCCACACTGTTCGTCCGAATTCCTCAGAAACCCCAAAAGAAACATACATGCACGCCATGGAGCAGGGAGATTTCGATCGGATACTCTTCTTCGAACAGGCCCGCAAAGCCGCCGAGGCTACCTACGCTAAGAACCCTCTCGATGCTGAT AACTTGACGAGGTGGGGAGGAGTACTGTTAGAGTTGTCTCAATTTCAGAGCGTTCCTGATTCGAAAAAGATGATTCAAG ATGCAATTTCAAAGCTGGAGGAAGCATTGCTGGTTAATCCCATGAAGCATGATGCTCTTTGGTGCCTAGGAAATGCTCACACTTCTTATGCATTTTTGACACCAGACCAGGATGAGGCAAAGGTTTATTTTGACAAGGCAGCTTTCAACTATCAGCAAGCGGTCGATGAG GATCCAGGGAATGATCTTTATCGCAAGTCCTTGGAAGTTACTGCCAAG GCCCCTGAATTGCACATGGAAATTCATAAGCATGGTTTTGCTCAACAAGCAATGGGGGCAGCAGGACCTTCTACTTCATCAGGTTCAAAG ActtcttcaaagaaaaagaagagcgATCTCAAGTATGACATATTTGGATGGATAATTCTTGCTGTTGGCATTGTTGCATGGGTGGGTTTTGCAAAATCACAGGTTCCTCCACCTCCTCCACGATAA